From the Pseudomonas lalucatii genome, the window CGACCTGACCACCTTCGCCAAGTCCATCGCCGGCGGCTTCCCCCTGGCCGGGGTGTGCGGCAAGGCCGAGTATATGGACGCGATTGCCCCGGGCGGCCTGGGCGGCACCTATGCCGGCAGTCCCATCGCCTGCGCCGCGGCCCTGGCGGTGATGCAGGTGTTCGACGAAGAAGGCCTGCTGCAGCGCTCCAGGGCGGTCGGCGAGCGCCTGGTCGCCGGCCTCAAGGCCATCCAGAGCAAGCACAAGGCCATCGGCGACGTGCGCGCCCTCGGCTCGATGATCGCGGTGGAGCTGTTCGAGGACGGCGACCTGCACAAGCCCAACGCCGCCCTGACCGGGCAGATCGTCGCCAAGGCCCGCGACAAGGGCCTGATCCTGCTGTCCTGCGGCACCTACGGCAACGTGGTGCGGGTGCTGGTGCCGGTCACCGCGCCGGAGGCGCAGCTGGACAAGGGCCTGGCCATCATCGCCGAGTGCTTCGACGAACTGGCCTGAAGCTGCTGGTGAAAAAAGACCCGCTGCGGCGGGTCTTTTTTTGCCCGCCGTTCGCCTAGCGCAGCAGGCTGCGGGCGAACACCAGGGTGCCCAGGCCCCAGGCGCCGTTGAGCAGGAAGCCGATGAAGAAGCGTCCCGGCAGCTGGCGCAGGTCGAAGCCCAGGCCCTTGAGCGGGAACACCAGCAGCAGCGCCACGCCGGTCAGGGCGATGCCGCCGAACAGCAGGGCCTTGAGCCAGGGCGCCGGCTGCTCGGCCTGCCAGCGCAGCCAGGTCAGCATCAGCACGGCCCAGACCCCGCCCCAGCACGCCGCGGACAGCCAGGCCGGCAGCCCCAGGGGCCAGGTGGCCTCGACGCTGAACGGCGCGAACGGCACCACGCCATAGGCGTGCAGCAGGCCGAGCAGGGGCTGATGGAAGCAGAGTACGGCGAGGAAACCGGCGAGGAAGAACAGGCTCAGGCGTCCCATGGACGACCTCCTTGCTGGGGCTGCGGAGGGGCGGTTCTGCAGCTACACGATTGGTATAACAAAACGCCGCGGTGCAGGGCCAGTGTGTAACAAAAGCGCCGGAGCCTCCTCTATAGTCCGAATTTGCCAAGGAGTTACCCGTGCGCGCCATGCTCCCCCTGCTGGACCGGCTGGCCTTTCCGGCGATCCGCCGCGGCCACCTGGAAGCCCTGCAGATCAACCTGACCTATCGCTGCAACCAGCGCTGCCTGCATTGCCACGTCAATGCCGGGCCGACCCGCAGCGAGGCCATGACCGACGAGAGCCTGGCGCTGCTGCACCGGGTCATCGACGCCCACCCGGTGCACACCCTGGATCTCACCGGCGGCGCCCCGGAGATGCACCCGCGCTTTCGCGAGATAGTCGCCCACGCCCGGCGCGAGGGGCTGCGGGTGATCGACCGCTGCAACCTGACCATCCTCGGCGAGCCCGGCTACGAGGACCTGGCCGAGTTCCTCGCCGCCCAGGGCGTGGAGATCACCGCCTCGCTGCCCTGCTACTCGCGCGACAACGTCGACAAGCAGCGTGGCGACGGCGTGTTCGACGCCAGCATCGAGGGCCTGCAGCGGCTCAATGCCCTGGGCTATGGCCAGGCGGACAGCGGCTTGATCCTCAACCTGGTGTACAACCCCCAGGGGCCGCGCCTGCCGCCGCCCCAGGCGGCGCTGGAGGCCGACTACAAGCGCCACCTGCTCGAGGACTTCGGCATCCACTTCAATCACCTGTTGACCATCACCAACCAGCCGATCGCCCGCTTCGGCAGCACCCTGGTCAGCAAGGGCCAGTTCAACGACTACATGCAGCTGCTGCGCGACAGCTACCGTGCGGAGAACCTCGACGGCCTGATGTGCCGCAGCCTGGTCAGCGTCGACTGGCAGGGCTATCTGTACGACTGCGACTTCAACCAGATGCTCGAGTTGCCGCTGCAGCTGCGGGACCGGCTGATCGGCCGCGAGCGCGCGCACCTGCGCGACCTGCTGGACATCGGCCTCGACGGCAACCCCATCGTCACCCGCGACCACTGTTTCGCCTGCACCGCCGGGCAGGGCTCGAGCTGCGGCGGCGCCCTCAATTCCTAAGGACTGATCTATGGACGGAAACAGCGTGATCGGGCTGTTCTTCTGGGGGTTTCTGCTGGCCTACGGGGTGCTGATGGTGGCCCTGGCGCCGCGGGCGGTGACCCTCGGCGGCTTCTTCAACGGCGAGGACGGCCAGGGCCGCAGCGCGGCGCCCTGGCTGCTGACCTCGAGCATCTTCATCAGCTGGATCTTCGCCAAGTCGGTGACCAACGCCGCCAACCTGGGGGCCAGCTACGGCCTGGTCGGCGGCCTGGCCTATGCCACCTACTGGCTGTCGATCCCGCTCACCGGCCTGGTCATCTACCGCCTGCGCCGGCGCTTCGCCGCCACCGGGCTGGTGGGTTTTCTCCGCAGTCACTACGGCCGCGGCGCGGCCCTGGCGTTCTCGGCGGCCATCCTCATCCGCCTGTTCAACGAGGTGTGGAGCAACACCGCGGTGGTCGGCGGCTACTACGGCGACTCCGGCAGCGCCGAGTTCATCGGCGCGGCCCTGCTGTTCACCGCGGTGACCCTGGCCTACAGCCTGCGCGGCGGCCTGCGCAGCTCGATCCTCACCGATGCGGCGCAGGCGGCGATCTTCCTCGTCGCCCTGGTCTGGGTGCTGGGCCTGGTGCTGCCGCAGCATTCGCCGGCCGAGCTGGCCAGCACCAGCCACTGGGCCCTGGACGCCGGGGTCGACCTGCTGCTGGTGGCCGGCCTGCAGATCTTCAGCTACGGCTTCCACGACCCGGTGCTGACCGACCGCGGCTTCATCAGCGAGGAGCGCAGCATGCGCCGCGCCTTCCTGATCGCCGGGGTGCTGGGCTTTTTCGCCATCCTCGCCTTCAGCCTGATCGGCGTGCACGCCCAGCTCAGCGGCCTGGCCGCCAGCGACAACGTGCCGGCGGCCCTGGCCAAGAGCCTGGGCATCGGTGCCCTGCTGGTGATGACCGTGGTGATGGTCTCGGCCGCCGGTTCGA encodes:
- the arsS gene encoding arsenosugar biosynthesis radical SAM (seleno)protein ArsS (Some members of this family are selenoproteins.), translated to MLPLLDRLAFPAIRRGHLEALQINLTYRCNQRCLHCHVNAGPTRSEAMTDESLALLHRVIDAHPVHTLDLTGGAPEMHPRFREIVAHARREGLRVIDRCNLTILGEPGYEDLAEFLAAQGVEITASLPCYSRDNVDKQRGDGVFDASIEGLQRLNALGYGQADSGLILNLVYNPQGPRLPPPQAALEADYKRHLLEDFGIHFNHLLTITNQPIARFGSTLVSKGQFNDYMQLLRDSYRAENLDGLMCRSLVSVDWQGYLYDCDFNQMLELPLQLRDRLIGRERAHLRDLLDIGLDGNPIVTRDHCFACTAGQGSSCGGALNS
- a CDS encoding sodium:solute symporter family transporter, yielding MDGNSVIGLFFWGFLLAYGVLMVALAPRAVTLGGFFNGEDGQGRSAAPWLLTSSIFISWIFAKSVTNAANLGASYGLVGGLAYATYWLSIPLTGLVIYRLRRRFAATGLVGFLRSHYGRGAALAFSAAILIRLFNEVWSNTAVVGGYYGDSGSAEFIGAALLFTAVTLAYSLRGGLRSSILTDAAQAAIFLVALVWVLGLVLPQHSPAELASTSHWALDAGVDLLLVAGLQIFSYGFHDPVLTDRGFISEERSMRRAFLIAGVLGFFAILAFSLIGVHAQLSGLAASDNVPAALAKSLGIGALLVMTVVMVSAAGSTLDSTFSSLAKLAGRELPLLAGRDLGQKAIGVGMAVMVLFALLGNLPMIAGTDILKATTISGTMVIGLAPVFVLHGLVRPTRLGFHLSFWTGLGLGLALTLGWIPQAWAIGEGKYALLLGTNLYGLGLCVLGYLLPGLMRGRG